In Streptomyces qaidamensis, one DNA window encodes the following:
- a CDS encoding MFS transporter, giving the protein MLKTVTGQAAGLTKDQRNAFVAAYLGWAMDAFDYFLVVLVYSEIADDFHVSLTDMAFLTTATLVMRPVGALLFGMWADRRGRRVPLMVDVVFYSIVGFACAFAPDYTVLLVLRLLYGIGMGGEWGLGAALAMEKIPTERRGFWSGLLQSGYSLGYLLAAVAFFVIEPVFGWRGLFAFSLLPALVALWVRSRVEESEVWEKSVALNRTPAHQVFRNPAVLRRFVYLVALMTAFNWMSHGTQDIYPTFVKKGLDLSANTSIAIAVVYNIGAMIGGVVLGAYSERLGRRRTIMIAAAAGLVVVPFFVLSTTVGWLMLSSFLMQVCVQGAWGVIPAHLTEMSPDAVRGFYPGVTYQLGNLIAALNLPIQEALAERHGYPSAMAWTIVPTLAVVILLSALGKEAKGIRFGGGSTTAPGGAATGTVHS; this is encoded by the coding sequence GTGCTGAAAACCGTGACAGGGCAGGCCGCGGGTCTGACCAAGGACCAGCGCAACGCCTTCGTGGCCGCCTACCTCGGCTGGGCCATGGACGCGTTCGACTACTTCCTGGTCGTGCTCGTCTACAGCGAGATAGCGGACGACTTCCATGTCTCCCTCACCGACATGGCCTTCCTCACCACCGCGACGCTGGTGATGCGGCCGGTCGGCGCGCTGCTCTTCGGCATGTGGGCGGACCGCCGGGGCCGCCGCGTCCCGCTCATGGTCGACGTCGTCTTCTACTCGATCGTCGGCTTCGCCTGCGCCTTCGCGCCCGACTACACCGTGCTGCTGGTGCTGCGCCTGCTCTACGGCATCGGCATGGGCGGCGAATGGGGTCTGGGCGCGGCCCTGGCCATGGAGAAGATTCCCACCGAACGGCGCGGATTCTGGTCGGGCCTGCTGCAGAGCGGCTACTCGCTGGGGTATCTCCTGGCCGCCGTGGCGTTCTTCGTCATCGAGCCCGTCTTCGGCTGGCGCGGCCTGTTCGCGTTCAGCCTGCTGCCCGCCCTGGTCGCGCTGTGGGTGCGCAGCAGGGTGGAGGAGAGCGAGGTGTGGGAGAAGAGCGTCGCGCTCAACCGCACCCCCGCGCACCAGGTGTTCAGGAACCCCGCGGTGCTGCGGCGCTTCGTCTACCTGGTCGCGCTGATGACCGCCTTCAACTGGATGTCGCACGGCACTCAGGACATCTACCCGACCTTCGTGAAGAAGGGCCTCGACCTGTCGGCGAACACGTCGATCGCGATCGCGGTGGTCTACAACATCGGGGCCATGATCGGCGGAGTGGTGCTCGGTGCCTACTCCGAGCGGCTGGGCCGCCGCCGGACCATCATGATCGCGGCGGCCGCCGGCCTGGTCGTGGTGCCGTTCTTCGTGCTGTCCACCACCGTCGGCTGGCTGATGCTGTCGTCCTTCCTCATGCAGGTGTGCGTGCAGGGCGCGTGGGGCGTCATCCCGGCGCATCTGACCGAGATGAGCCCGGACGCCGTGCGGGGCTTCTACCCCGGCGTCACCTACCAGCTCGGCAATCTGATCGCCGCACTCAACCTGCCGATCCAGGAGGCCCTCGCCGAGCGCCACGGCTACCCGTCGGCCATGGCATGGACCATCGTGCCCACCCTGGCCGTGG
- a CDS encoding helix-turn-helix domain-containing protein, giving the protein MTDLDIAEVAHRAGVPASTLRFYEEKGLIVSTGRRGLRRQYDPGVLERLALIALGRTAGFSLDEIAQMFAPDGQPRIDRRMLSAKADELDRRIRELGVLRDSLRHAAACPAPSHLECGTFRRLIDAAASGGVATPGRQVPGRR; this is encoded by the coding sequence ATGACAGACCTGGACATCGCCGAAGTGGCGCACCGCGCCGGTGTGCCCGCCTCGACACTGCGCTTCTACGAGGAGAAGGGGCTGATCGTCTCGACCGGCCGCCGCGGGCTGCGGCGTCAGTACGACCCCGGAGTGCTGGAGCGGCTGGCGCTGATCGCGCTGGGGCGCACGGCCGGGTTCTCGCTCGACGAGATCGCGCAGATGTTCGCCCCGGACGGGCAGCCGCGGATCGACCGGCGGATGCTGTCCGCCAAGGCGGACGAACTGGACCGCAGGATCCGCGAACTGGGCGTCCTGCGGGACTCGCTGCGGCATGCCGCAGCCTGCCCCGCACCCAGCCATCTGGAGTGCGGCACCTTCCGCCGCCTGATCGACGCGGCGGCGTCCGGCGGTGTCGCCACGCCCGGACGGCAGGTGCCCGGCCGCCGTTGA
- a CDS encoding class I SAM-dependent methyltransferase codes for MMNASHRSDDEQAARWNGPAGSAWVDLQELLDEMFRPFEKLLVEAVAAEHAGSVLDVGCGTGGVTRAVARRAGHCVGVDISGPMIEAARAHAEREGVTASFIQADAQEYAFEPGAFDAVVSRFGVMFFSDPVRAFGNLRSTVRDGAGLRCVVWRGPEENPFMTTAERAAAPFLPDLPARRPDQPGQFAFADPERVHRVLAGSGWAGIDIQPVDVVCALPETDLVTYFTRLGPLGVVLPGADERTRAEIVEAVRPAFDPFVQGAQVRYTAACWMVSARAATAKLS; via the coding sequence ATGATGAACGCCTCGCACAGGTCCGACGACGAGCAGGCCGCCCGCTGGAACGGGCCCGCCGGCAGCGCATGGGTGGATCTCCAGGAGCTGCTGGACGAGATGTTCAGGCCGTTCGAGAAACTGCTCGTCGAGGCGGTGGCCGCCGAACACGCGGGCAGTGTGCTCGACGTCGGCTGCGGCACGGGCGGCGTCACCCGGGCCGTCGCCCGCAGGGCAGGTCACTGCGTCGGTGTGGACATCTCGGGGCCGATGATCGAGGCGGCCCGGGCACACGCCGAGCGGGAGGGCGTAACGGCGTCCTTCATCCAGGCCGACGCGCAGGAGTACGCGTTCGAACCCGGAGCCTTCGACGCCGTCGTGTCGCGCTTCGGCGTCATGTTCTTCAGCGACCCCGTGCGTGCCTTCGGCAATCTGCGGAGCACGGTGCGGGACGGGGCCGGGCTGCGGTGCGTCGTGTGGCGGGGCCCCGAGGAGAACCCGTTCATGACGACGGCCGAACGCGCCGCGGCCCCGTTCCTGCCGGACCTGCCCGCCCGTCGGCCGGACCAGCCGGGCCAGTTCGCGTTCGCGGACCCGGAGCGCGTCCACCGCGTCCTGGCCGGGAGCGGCTGGGCCGGGATCGACATCCAGCCGGTCGACGTGGTCTGCGCCCTGCCCGAGACGGACCTCGTCACCTACTTCACGCGGCTCGGTCCGCTCGGCGTGGTCCTGCCCGGGGCCGACGAGCGGACCCGGGCGGAGATCGTCGAGGCGGTCCGCCCGGCCTTCGACCCCTTCGTGCAGGGCGCCCAGGTCCGCTACACCGCGGCCTGCTGGATGGTCTCGGCCCGGGCCGCCACCGCGAAACTTTCGTGA
- a CDS encoding ThuA domain-containing protein, with protein MTQKRALVVRGGWEGHQPVEATELFLPFLRSNGYAVRVEESTEIYADAVELAATDLVVQCVTMSEITREQLAGLTSAVVAGTGFTGWHGGIADSFRASSDYLHLVGGQFATHPGKEPCERRGAADDNFLPHTITLTEAGRAHPVTAGIEDFALDTEQYWVLHDDLIDVLATTTHPTRPWQPWHRPVTSPAVWTRRWGAGRIVVTTPGHSVDVLEHPHVRTIIERGMLWATRTASGS; from the coding sequence ATGACGCAGAAGAGAGCCTTGGTGGTCCGGGGCGGCTGGGAAGGGCACCAGCCGGTCGAGGCCACGGAACTGTTCCTGCCCTTCCTCCGCAGCAACGGGTACGCCGTCCGGGTCGAGGAGTCGACCGAGATCTACGCGGACGCCGTCGAACTGGCCGCGACCGACCTGGTCGTGCAGTGCGTGACGATGTCGGAGATCACGCGCGAGCAGCTGGCGGGGCTGACCTCCGCGGTCGTGGCCGGCACCGGTTTCACCGGCTGGCACGGCGGCATCGCCGACTCGTTCCGCGCCTCCTCGGACTATCTGCACCTGGTGGGCGGCCAGTTCGCCACGCACCCCGGCAAGGAACCGTGCGAGCGCCGGGGTGCGGCGGACGACAACTTCCTGCCGCACACCATCACGCTCACCGAAGCCGGCCGCGCGCACCCGGTCACCGCGGGCATCGAGGACTTCGCCCTGGACACCGAGCAGTACTGGGTGCTCCACGACGACCTCATCGACGTCCTGGCCACCACCACGCATCCCACCCGGCCGTGGCAGCCCTGGCACCGGCCGGTCACCTCACCGGCGGTCTGGACCCGCCGGTGGGGGGCCGGGCGGATCGTGGTGACCACGCCGGGGCACAGCGTCGACGTGCTGGAGCACCCCCACGTCCGCACCATCATCGAGAGGGGCATGCTGTGGGCGACGCGCACCGCGTCGGGGTCGTAG
- a CDS encoding Gfo/Idh/MocA family protein encodes MGDAHRVGVVGLGVISRAYLDTLAGHPGVRVTAVADLDASRSAAAAAELPGARALSVEELLSSPDVDTVLNLTTPAAHAGIALGAIRHGKNVYGEKPLAADLEDARSVLEAAARAGTGVGCAPDTVLGTGVQTARAAVEAGSIGRPQFASAVMVTPGHERWHPHPDFYYTAGGGPLLDMGPYYLSSLVHLLGPVRAVTGAAGRLRAERVIGSGPRAGEHIPVEVDSHVSGVLEHVNGTLTTLTTSFDGVATTAAPIEVHGESGTLSVPDPNRFDGEVRLHALGDTRWRALPVSAGYADGSRGLGLLDFLTADASRAPRADGELALHVLETMTALLCSAAEGRRIELTTSARVPAPVPLTSAEQWHGRPA; translated from the coding sequence GTGGGCGACGCGCACCGCGTCGGGGTCGTAGGACTCGGCGTCATCTCCCGCGCGTACCTGGACACACTCGCCGGCCATCCCGGGGTGCGCGTCACCGCGGTCGCCGACCTCGATGCCTCCCGGTCGGCCGCGGCCGCCGCCGAACTGCCGGGCGCCCGGGCGTTGTCGGTCGAGGAACTGCTGAGCAGCCCGGACGTGGACACGGTGCTGAACCTGACCACCCCGGCGGCCCACGCCGGGATAGCCCTCGGGGCGATCCGGCACGGCAAGAACGTCTACGGGGAGAAGCCGCTGGCGGCGGACCTGGAGGACGCCCGGTCCGTCCTGGAAGCCGCCGCGCGGGCGGGCACCGGGGTGGGCTGTGCCCCGGACACCGTCCTGGGCACGGGAGTTCAGACCGCCCGGGCGGCCGTGGAGGCGGGGAGTATCGGACGCCCCCAGTTCGCCTCCGCCGTGATGGTCACCCCGGGGCATGAACGCTGGCATCCCCACCCCGACTTCTACTACACGGCCGGCGGCGGCCCGCTGCTGGACATGGGGCCGTACTACCTGTCGTCCCTGGTCCATCTGCTGGGGCCGGTGCGTGCCGTGACCGGGGCGGCCGGGCGGCTGCGCGCCGAGCGCGTGATCGGTTCCGGGCCGCGCGCGGGCGAGCACATACCGGTCGAGGTGGACAGCCATGTATCCGGAGTGCTGGAGCACGTGAACGGGACGCTGACGACGCTCACGACGAGCTTCGACGGCGTGGCCACCACGGCCGCCCCGATCGAGGTGCACGGCGAGAGCGGCACCCTGTCGGTGCCCGACCCGAACCGCTTCGACGGCGAGGTACGCCTCCACGCGCTCGGCGACACGAGGTGGCGGGCCCTGCCGGTGTCCGCGGGCTACGCGGACGGCTCCCGCGGCCTCGGTCTGCTCGACTTCCTCACCGCCGACGCGTCGCGGGCGCCGCGCGCCGACGGTGAACTCGCCCTGCACGTACTGGAGACGATGACCGCGCTGCTGTGTTCGGCGGCCGAGGGACGCCGGATCGAGCTGACGACCTCGGCGCGGGTGCCCGCACCCGTGCCGCTGACGAGTGCCGAGCAGTGGCACGGC